Proteins co-encoded in one Arthrobacter sp. ERGS1:01 genomic window:
- the rho gene encoding transcription termination factor Rho — MTETVTSAASSKAAELDDTAQSAGTAKSAGLAGLKLAQLQALAGQLGITGGSRMRKGDLVAAISAHQRGSSVADRPARTAKAEPAAPVAEAPAKRTTRAKADAVATDAIEAPAAVAEERPVRGRGRSRRAASSDGIITTGTDAPAAVVAPVVEAPAESGTDADGETRRPTRTRNRRAQGGGRNAEAVDSVAEVPAEKAANQGEAVQAENSAEDRNDAGENADRNDRNGRSQRNNRNQRNNDRAERPANERNAGDRNANDRAAGERPVNERSVNERNANDRNDDEDGSRNNRNRRNRRDRNGNESNDRNDRGNNNRNDRNDRNDRFRDRNERRRGRTQGPDFDDTEVTEDDVLLPVAGILDLLDNYAFVRTSGYLPGSNDVYVSLSQVKKYNLRKGDAVVGAIRAPREGEDRSQAQTARQKFNALVRVTSVNGKNPDELKDRVEFSKLVPLYPSERLRLETDPKKVGPRVIDLVAPIGKGQRGLIVSPPKAGKTLILQSIANAITINNPEVHLMMVLVDERPEEVTDMQRTVKGEVIASTFDRPADDHTQVAELSIERAKRLVEMGMDVVVLLDSMTRLGRAYNNSAPSSGRILSGGVDSAALYPPKRFFGAARNIENGGSLTILATALVETGSKADEVIFEEFKGTGNMELRLSRQLADKRIFPAVDVNASGTRREENLLSPEEVKIMWRLRRVLSGLEMQQSLELLTSKIRETQSNVEFLMQIQKTTLGSKAELDK, encoded by the coding sequence GTGACAGAAACCGTAACTTCAGCCGCCAGTTCCAAGGCAGCTGAGTTGGACGACACCGCACAATCCGCAGGCACCGCGAAGTCCGCAGGCCTGGCCGGATTGAAATTGGCGCAGTTGCAGGCACTTGCCGGCCAGCTGGGCATCACTGGTGGGTCCAGAATGCGCAAGGGCGACCTCGTTGCCGCAATTTCGGCGCACCAGCGCGGCTCTTCCGTGGCAGACCGCCCGGCACGCACGGCCAAGGCGGAGCCCGCCGCTCCGGTTGCCGAGGCCCCGGCCAAGCGCACCACCCGTGCGAAGGCCGACGCCGTTGCCACCGACGCGATCGAGGCACCGGCAGCCGTTGCCGAGGAACGCCCCGTTCGTGGCCGTGGCCGCAGCCGTCGCGCCGCCAGCAGTGACGGCATCATCACCACCGGCACCGACGCACCGGCCGCCGTTGTGGCCCCTGTCGTCGAGGCTCCCGCCGAATCCGGCACGGACGCCGACGGTGAGACCCGCCGCCCGACCCGCACCCGCAACCGCCGGGCACAAGGTGGCGGCCGCAACGCCGAAGCCGTCGACTCCGTCGCAGAGGTTCCGGCTGAAAAGGCCGCCAACCAGGGCGAAGCCGTGCAGGCCGAGAACTCCGCCGAGGACCGGAACGACGCCGGCGAGAACGCCGATCGCAATGATCGCAACGGCCGCAGCCAGCGCAACAACCGCAACCAGCGCAACAACGACCGCGCCGAGCGCCCGGCCAACGAGCGAAACGCCGGTGACCGCAACGCCAACGACCGCGCTGCCGGTGAGCGTCCGGTCAATGAACGCAGCGTCAACGAGCGCAATGCGAACGACCGCAATGACGATGAGGACGGCTCGCGCAACAACCGCAACCGCCGCAACCGTCGCGACCGCAACGGCAACGAGTCCAACGACCGCAACGACCGCGGCAACAACAACCGCAACGATCGCAATGATCGCAACGACCGTTTCCGTGACCGCAACGAACGCCGCCGCGGCCGCACCCAGGGTCCGGACTTCGACGACACCGAGGTGACCGAGGACGACGTCCTGCTGCCCGTGGCCGGCATCCTGGACCTGTTGGACAACTACGCGTTCGTCCGCACCTCCGGCTACCTGCCCGGTTCCAACGACGTCTACGTCTCCTTGTCCCAGGTCAAGAAGTACAACCTGCGCAAGGGTGACGCCGTCGTCGGTGCCATCCGCGCACCGCGCGAAGGTGAGGACCGCAGCCAGGCCCAGACCGCCCGACAGAAGTTCAACGCCCTGGTGCGCGTCACCAGCGTGAACGGCAAGAACCCGGACGAGCTCAAGGACCGCGTGGAGTTCTCCAAGCTGGTTCCGCTGTACCCGTCCGAGCGCCTGCGCCTGGAGACCGACCCCAAGAAGGTCGGACCCCGCGTCATCGACCTGGTCGCCCCCATCGGCAAGGGCCAGCGCGGCCTGATCGTCTCCCCGCCGAAGGCCGGAAAGACGCTGATCCTGCAGTCGATCGCCAACGCCATCACCATCAACAACCCCGAGGTTCACCTCATGATGGTCCTCGTTGACGAACGCCCCGAAGAAGTCACCGACATGCAGCGCACCGTCAAGGGTGAGGTCATTGCCTCAACCTTCGACCGTCCGGCCGATGACCACACCCAGGTTGCCGAGCTCTCCATCGAACGAGCCAAGCGCCTCGTGGAAATGGGCATGGACGTGGTGGTCCTGTTGGACTCCATGACCCGCCTGGGCCGTGCCTACAACAACTCCGCACCGTCCTCCGGACGCATCCTCTCCGGTGGTGTGGACTCCGCAGCCCTGTACCCGCCGAAGCGCTTCTTCGGTGCCGCCCGCAACATCGAAAACGGCGGCTCGCTGACCATCCTGGCCACGGCACTGGTGGAAACCGGTTCCAAGGCCGACGAGGTCATCTTCGAGGAATTCAAGGGCACCGGCAACATGGAGCTCCGCCTGTCCCGCCAGCTGGCTGACAAGCGCATCTTCCCGGCCGTGGACGTCAACGCTTCGGGTACCCGTCGCGAAGAGAACCTGCTCTCCCCGGAAGAGGTCAAGATCATGTGGCGCCTGCGCCGCGTGCTCTCCGGCCTGGAAATGCAGCAGTCCCTTGAACTGCTCACCTCCAAAATCCGTGAGACGCAGTCCAACGTCGAGTTCCTCATGCAGATCCAGAAGACCACCCTGGGTTCGAAGGCCGAACTGGACAAGTAG
- the thrB gene encoding homoserine kinase: MPLTSPHPATLDVPAAGRTVTVRVPGTSANLGPGFDSLGLAVSLYDTLTVSTLDGGDAGARLEFDLRGEGVAELPRDASHLVVKAMDLAFARLGYRRGGLRITADNVLPHGRGLGSSASAIVAAICAANALVNAADSRDRAWILQLASEMEGHPDNVAPAIYGAAAISWHDGGDYSSARVAPSAAVIPVVAIPDYEVKTELARRLLPATVPHADAAANSGRAALLVHALKDAPELLAAGTRDYLHQDYRAEAMAPSADLVATLRAGGYAAFISGAGPTVMTLANGAAEADAVVEFIKTRSGHAQTPGKPGVSWRVLRLTVDLDGAKVEVHPGS, translated from the coding sequence ATGCCCTTGACATCCCCGCACCCCGCCACCCTCGACGTGCCGGCCGCCGGACGGACGGTCACCGTCCGGGTTCCCGGAACCAGCGCCAACCTTGGCCCCGGTTTCGACTCCCTGGGCCTGGCGGTCTCGTTGTACGACACCTTGACGGTGAGCACACTTGACGGCGGGGATGCCGGGGCGCGCCTGGAATTTGATTTACGCGGCGAGGGCGTGGCCGAGCTGCCGCGCGACGCCAGCCACCTCGTGGTCAAGGCCATGGACCTGGCGTTTGCCCGGCTGGGCTACCGGCGCGGCGGCCTGCGCATCACCGCGGACAACGTGCTGCCGCACGGCCGCGGCCTGGGGTCCTCGGCGTCGGCCATTGTGGCCGCCATCTGCGCGGCCAATGCGCTGGTGAATGCGGCGGACTCCCGCGACCGGGCTTGGATCCTGCAGCTGGCCTCGGAGATGGAAGGGCACCCGGACAACGTGGCGCCGGCCATCTATGGTGCCGCCGCCATTTCCTGGCACGACGGCGGGGATTACTCCTCCGCACGGGTGGCGCCTTCGGCGGCCGTCATCCCTGTGGTGGCAATCCCCGACTATGAGGTCAAGACCGAGCTGGCCCGCCGCTTGTTGCCGGCCACCGTGCCGCATGCCGATGCGGCGGCGAACTCCGGACGTGCGGCACTGTTGGTTCACGCACTCAAGGACGCCCCCGAACTGCTGGCCGCCGGAACCCGCGACTACCTGCACCAGGACTACCGTGCCGAAGCCATGGCGCCCAGCGCCGATCTCGTGGCGACGCTGCGGGCCGGCGGGTATGCGGCGTTCATTTCGGGTGCCGGGCCCACCGTCATGACACTCGCCAATGGCGCCGCCGAGGCGGACGCCGTGGTGGAATTCATCAAAACCCGGAGCGGACATGCACAAACCCCGGGGAAGCCGGGCGTGTCGTGGCGTGTTCTGCGGCTCACCGTTGACCTTGATGGTGCTAAAGTAGAAGTGCATCCGGGTTCATAA
- the thrC gene encoding threonine synthase: MAHQWRGVVREYAERLPVTAETRVITLGEGGTPLVYAQHLSALTGSEVYLKVEGMNPTGSFKDRGMTMAMTAAVAAGAKAVVCASTGNTSASAAAYAKQAGLTCAVLVPEGKISMGKLSQAVAHGATILQVDGNFDNCLDVARKLAESYPVFLVNSVNPARIEGQKTGAFEVVDSLGDAPDYHVLPVGNAGNISAYWRGYKEYSAPYESATAGTLEAVSTHTPIMWGFQAAGAAPFVAGHPITEPDTIATAIRIGNPASWDMAIAARDESGGLIDSVTDEEILVAHRWLSAKEGVFVEPASAAGVAGILKKHAAGEVPSGKTIVITVTGHGLKDPDWALKNTDGSAVEPTKVEFDVVTVAKALGLAD; encoded by the coding sequence ATGGCTCACCAGTGGCGCGGAGTAGTCCGCGAATATGCAGAGCGTTTGCCGGTCACGGCGGAAACCCGCGTCATCACGCTGGGGGAGGGCGGCACACCCCTGGTGTACGCCCAGCACCTCTCGGCGCTGACCGGATCCGAGGTGTACCTGAAGGTCGAGGGCATGAACCCGACGGGTTCCTTCAAGGACCGCGGCATGACCATGGCCATGACGGCGGCCGTTGCCGCCGGCGCCAAGGCAGTGGTGTGCGCCTCCACGGGCAACACCTCCGCCTCGGCAGCCGCCTACGCCAAGCAGGCCGGCCTCACGTGCGCCGTCCTGGTTCCCGAAGGCAAGATCTCCATGGGCAAGCTGAGCCAGGCCGTGGCCCACGGCGCCACGATCCTGCAGGTCGACGGAAACTTCGACAACTGCCTCGACGTGGCCCGCAAGCTGGCCGAGTCCTACCCGGTGTTCCTGGTGAACTCGGTCAACCCGGCCCGCATCGAGGGCCAGAAGACCGGCGCCTTCGAAGTGGTCGACTCCCTCGGCGACGCCCCGGACTACCATGTGCTGCCCGTGGGCAACGCCGGCAACATCAGCGCCTACTGGCGCGGCTACAAGGAATACAGCGCCCCCTACGAGTCGGCCACCGCCGGCACGCTTGAGGCCGTCTCCACGCACACGCCCATCATGTGGGGCTTCCAGGCTGCGGGTGCCGCACCGTTCGTGGCGGGCCACCCCATCACGGAACCCGACACGATCGCCACGGCCATCCGCATCGGCAACCCGGCCTCCTGGGACATGGCAATCGCCGCCCGCGATGAATCCGGCGGACTCATCGATTCGGTGACCGACGAGGAAATCCTGGTTGCGCACCGCTGGCTCTCCGCCAAGGAAGGCGTGTTCGTTGAGCCCGCCTCCGCGGCAGGCGTTGCCGGCATCCTGAAGAAGCACGCCGCTGGCGAGGTTCCCTCCGGCAAGACGATCGTCATCACGGTCACGGGCCACGGCCTGAAGGATCCCGACTGGGCCCTGAAGAACACCGACGGCAGCGCCGTGGAACCCACCAAGGTGGAGTTCGACGTCGTCACCGTGGCCAAGGCCCTGGGCCTGGCCGACTAG
- a CDS encoding homoserine dehydrogenase, with the protein MNAALTDPASTDTKILKVALLGAGNVGAQVARILLDDADALAARTGARLELAGIAVRNIDSPRDVELPRELFTTDASALVRGADVVIELMGGLEPARTLILEAIEHGATVVTGNKALLAVDGPSLYEKADAAGVQLSYEAAVAGAIPILRPIRDSLAGDKITRVMGIVNGTTNFILDQMDTTGAQFADALAEATRLGYAEADPTADIEGHDAAAKGAILASLSFHTRFALEDVHCQGITNVTADDIAAAKDAGFVIKLLAIAEKLESTNDAGEVTTGVSVRVHPTLLPREHPLAAVHGAFNAVFIEAESAGELMFYGRGAGGVPTASAVLGDVVSAARRMVLGGPGRTETTTGVLPVLGIENVTTQYYIGLDAADQPGVLAKISALFAENGVSIETMRQTVHRDGGAGSAELRIVTHRASEAALAATVEAISGLDIINSVTSVLRVEGV; encoded by the coding sequence GTGAACGCCGCCCTCACGGACCCGGCGTCCACCGACACAAAGATCCTGAAGGTGGCCCTGCTGGGAGCCGGCAACGTGGGCGCCCAGGTGGCGCGCATTTTGCTCGACGACGCCGACGCGCTTGCGGCCCGCACCGGAGCCCGCCTGGAACTGGCCGGCATTGCGGTGCGGAACATTGATTCGCCCCGTGACGTGGAACTGCCCCGCGAATTGTTCACGACCGACGCCTCCGCCCTGGTGCGCGGCGCCGACGTCGTGATCGAGCTCATGGGCGGGCTGGAACCGGCGCGCACGCTGATCCTGGAAGCCATTGAACACGGCGCCACCGTGGTCACCGGCAACAAGGCCCTGCTGGCGGTGGACGGCCCCAGCCTGTACGAGAAGGCCGACGCCGCGGGCGTGCAGCTTTCCTACGAGGCCGCCGTGGCCGGCGCCATCCCGATCCTGCGCCCCATCCGGGATTCGCTGGCCGGGGACAAGATCACCCGCGTCATGGGCATCGTCAACGGCACCACGAACTTCATCCTCGACCAGATGGACACCACGGGCGCCCAGTTTGCCGACGCCCTGGCCGAGGCCACCCGCCTGGGTTACGCCGAGGCCGACCCCACGGCTGACATCGAGGGCCACGACGCCGCGGCCAAGGGCGCCATCCTGGCCTCCCTGTCCTTCCACACGCGCTTTGCGCTGGAGGACGTCCACTGCCAGGGCATCACGAACGTCACGGCCGACGACATCGCGGCCGCCAAGGACGCCGGCTTCGTCATCAAGCTGCTCGCGATCGCCGAGAAGCTCGAATCCACCAACGACGCCGGCGAGGTCACCACGGGCGTCAGCGTCCGGGTGCACCCGACCCTGCTGCCGCGCGAACACCCCCTGGCCGCCGTGCACGGCGCCTTCAACGCGGTGTTCATCGAGGCCGAATCCGCCGGAGAGCTCATGTTCTACGGCCGCGGCGCCGGTGGCGTCCCCACGGCGTCGGCCGTGCTGGGCGACGTCGTCTCCGCAGCCCGGCGCATGGTGCTGGGCGGGCCCGGCCGGACCGAAACCACCACGGGCGTGCTGCCCGTGCTGGGCATCGAAAACGTCACCACGCAGTACTACATCGGCCTGGATGCAGCTGACCAGCCCGGCGTGCTGGCCAAGATTTCCGCACTCTTTGCCGAGAACGGGGTCTCGATCGAGACCATGCGGCAGACAGTGCACCGCGACGGCGGGGCCGGCTCAGCCGAACTGCGCATTGTCACGCACCGAGCCAGTGAGGCCGCCTTGGCCGCAACCGTCGAGGCCATCAGCGGCCTGGACATCATTAATTCCGTAACGAGTGTCTTGAGGGTGGAGGGAGTCTAA
- the lysA gene encoding diaminopimelate decarboxylase: protein MAQQIDAGLVAGSVLAPEWLPAAGDVNELVPSMWANDVDRAGDGELTISGVPVSSLKEQFGTPLYVMSEGDFRARARDFRDSFNAAFKDICGGVDVYYAGKSFLCTEVARWVDSEGLRLDTCSGGELAVAVRAGLPGEKLGLHGNNKSNAEINRALDLGLGRIVVDSLHELRRVAELAAARTTTANVMLRLTPGVHAHTHESIATAHEDQKFGLSFIAEDPEAPGMSAAEAASKLAVESESVNFLGFHAHIGSQIFEAEGFEIAARKLLAFTHEIQVKYGITLPELDLGGGYGIAYTAVDTPRPAAEIAQAMAAVVRDTCAELGMAAPRISIEPGRAIVGSSTFTLYETGTLKTVQVEVAGRDGVTAPRRYVSVDGGMSDNARPVLYEADYSAVVANRASTATPALSRVVGKHCESGDIVVRDVYLPNDVAAGDLLAVPGTGAYCWALASNYNYVPRPPVVAVKDGAARLIVRGETEEDLLARDLGA, encoded by the coding sequence ATGGCACAGCAAATCGACGCGGGCCTGGTCGCCGGATCGGTGCTGGCGCCCGAGTGGCTGCCCGCCGCGGGCGACGTCAACGAGCTGGTCCCGTCGATGTGGGCGAACGACGTCGACCGTGCCGGAGATGGTGAGCTCACCATCAGCGGCGTGCCCGTCAGCTCCCTGAAGGAGCAGTTCGGCACCCCGCTGTACGTCATGAGCGAGGGCGACTTCCGTGCCCGCGCCCGTGACTTCCGGGACTCCTTCAACGCCGCCTTCAAGGACATTTGCGGCGGTGTGGACGTCTACTACGCGGGAAAGTCATTCCTGTGCACGGAGGTGGCCCGCTGGGTCGATTCCGAAGGCCTGCGCCTTGACACCTGCTCCGGCGGCGAACTGGCCGTGGCCGTCCGCGCCGGCCTGCCGGGGGAGAAGCTGGGCCTGCACGGGAACAACAAGTCCAACGCCGAGATCAACCGGGCGCTCGACCTGGGCCTGGGGCGGATCGTGGTGGACAGCCTGCACGAGCTGCGCCGCGTGGCCGAGCTTGCGGCGGCGCGCACCACGACCGCCAACGTCATGCTGCGCCTGACGCCCGGCGTCCACGCGCACACGCACGAATCCATTGCCACGGCCCACGAGGACCAGAAGTTCGGCCTCAGCTTCATTGCCGAGGATCCGGAAGCGCCCGGCATGAGTGCCGCGGAGGCCGCGTCGAAGTTGGCCGTGGAGTCGGAGAGCGTGAACTTCCTGGGCTTCCACGCCCACATCGGCTCACAGATCTTTGAGGCCGAGGGCTTTGAGATTGCCGCGCGCAAGCTGCTCGCCTTCACGCACGAGATCCAGGTCAAGTACGGCATCACCTTGCCGGAGCTGGACCTGGGCGGCGGCTACGGCATCGCCTACACGGCCGTGGACACCCCGCGCCCGGCCGCGGAAATCGCCCAGGCCATGGCCGCCGTCGTCCGCGACACGTGCGCGGAACTCGGAATGGCTGCACCCAGGATCTCGATTGAGCCGGGCCGCGCGATTGTGGGCAGCTCCACCTTCACCCTCTATGAGACCGGCACCCTGAAAACGGTGCAGGTTGAGGTTGCCGGCCGGGACGGTGTGACGGCCCCGCGCCGCTATGTGTCGGTGGACGGCGGGATGAGCGACAACGCCCGCCCGGTGCTCTACGAGGCCGATTATTCGGCCGTCGTGGCCAATCGCGCCTCCACGGCGACGCCCGCTTTGTCCCGAGTAGTGGGCAAGCATTGCGAGAGCGGTGACATTGTTGTTAGAGATGTATATCTGCCCAATGACGTGGCGGCCGGGGATTTGCTTGCAGTTCCCGGAACGGGCGCGTACTGCTGGGCACTGGCCAGCAACTACAACTACGTGCCCCGTCCGCCCGTCGTAGCCGTCAAGGACGGCGCCGCACGTTTGATTGTGCGGGGCGAAACCGAAGAAGATTTGCTGGCACGCGATTTAGGGGCCTAG
- the argS gene encoding arginine--tRNA ligase — MTPEELSAAITACLKDAVDAGELTVPAEALPKEVRVERPKSREHGDWATSIALQLAKPAGVPPRKIAEVLSTRLAQIPGVSKVDIAGPGFLNITVDAAAAGELAKAIVENGNAYGTTTAMAGTKINLEFVSANPTGPIHLGGTRWAAVGDSLARIFQSQGADVTREYYFNDHGNQIDKFARSLLASAKGEPAPEDGYGGAYIEDIAKEVMANNPDILTSEDPQEEFRAQGVDLMFAAIRASLHEFGVDFDVYFHENSLFQDGAVEKLLEQLKGSGNMYLKDGAWWLNSTDYGDDKDRVVIKSDGNAAYIAGDIAYFKNKRDRGFDLCIYMLGADHHGYVARLKAAAAAMGDDADRVEVLIGQMVNLVQDGKPVRMSKRAGTVVTMEDLVEVVGTDAARYSLARFSSDSNIDIDLDVLTKKSNENPVFYVQYAHARTCAVGRNAEAAGVDRSAFDAGALSHATESELLAVLGQYPGVLVQAADFREPHRVARHLEVIAGAYHRWYDACRVTPMGEEAITDTNRTRLWLNDAVGQVLANGLSLLGVSAPERM, encoded by the coding sequence GTGACTCCTGAAGAACTTTCTGCCGCCATTACCGCCTGCCTCAAAGACGCCGTCGACGCCGGTGAACTCACCGTTCCCGCCGAAGCGCTGCCCAAGGAGGTACGAGTCGAGCGGCCCAAGAGCCGCGAGCACGGCGACTGGGCCACCAGCATCGCACTGCAACTCGCCAAGCCCGCCGGCGTGCCCCCGCGCAAGATCGCCGAAGTGCTCAGCACCCGCCTGGCGCAGATCCCCGGAGTGTCCAAGGTCGACATCGCCGGCCCCGGATTCCTGAACATCACCGTGGACGCAGCCGCCGCCGGTGAACTCGCCAAGGCCATCGTCGAAAACGGCAATGCCTACGGCACCACCACGGCCATGGCCGGCACCAAGATCAACCTCGAATTCGTTTCCGCAAACCCCACGGGCCCCATCCACCTCGGCGGCACCCGCTGGGCCGCCGTCGGCGACTCCCTGGCCCGCATTTTCCAGTCGCAGGGCGCCGACGTCACCCGCGAGTACTACTTCAACGACCACGGCAACCAGATCGACAAGTTTGCCCGGTCCCTGCTGGCCAGCGCCAAGGGCGAGCCCGCCCCGGAGGACGGCTACGGCGGAGCGTACATCGAGGACATCGCCAAGGAAGTCATGGCGAACAACCCCGACATCCTGACCAGCGAGGACCCGCAGGAAGAGTTCCGCGCCCAGGGCGTGGACCTCATGTTCGCGGCGATCCGCGCCTCGCTGCACGAATTCGGCGTCGACTTCGACGTCTACTTCCACGAGAACTCGCTGTTCCAGGACGGCGCCGTGGAGAAGCTGCTGGAGCAGCTCAAGGGCTCCGGCAACATGTACCTGAAGGACGGCGCCTGGTGGCTGAACTCCACCGACTACGGCGACGACAAGGACCGCGTGGTCATCAAGAGCGACGGCAACGCCGCCTACATCGCCGGTGACATCGCCTACTTCAAGAACAAGCGCGACCGCGGCTTCGACCTGTGCATCTACATGCTCGGCGCCGACCACCACGGCTACGTGGCCCGCCTGAAGGCCGCCGCCGCCGCGATGGGCGACGACGCCGACCGCGTCGAGGTGCTGATCGGGCAGATGGTGAACCTGGTCCAGGACGGCAAGCCCGTGCGCATGTCCAAGCGCGCCGGCACCGTGGTCACCATGGAGGACCTGGTCGAGGTCGTCGGCACGGACGCCGCCCGCTACTCGCTGGCCCGTTTCTCCTCCGACTCGAACATCGACATCGACCTGGACGTGCTGACCAAGAAGTCCAACGAGAACCCGGTGTTCTACGTCCAGTACGCCCACGCCCGCACCTGCGCCGTGGGCCGCAACGCCGAGGCCGCGGGCGTCGACCGCAGCGCCTTCGACGCCGGCGCACTGAGCCACGCCACGGAGTCCGAGCTGCTGGCCGTCCTGGGCCAGTACCCGGGCGTGCTGGTCCAGGCGGCCGACTTCCGCGAACCGCACCGCGTGGCCCGCCACCTGGAAGTCATCGCCGGTGCCTACCACCGCTGGTATGACGCCTGCCGCGTCACCCCGATGGGCGAGGAAGCGATCACCGACACGAACCGCACCCGCCTGTGGCTCAACGACGCCGTGGGCCAGGTCCTGGCCAACGGCCTGAGCCTGCTGGGCGTCTCCGCGCCGGAACGGATGTAG
- a CDS encoding CynX/NimT family MFS transporter, with protein MVTKLPRSAWLIAAGIILTAMTLRAAVTVVPPLISTINHDLPLDATTIGILGMLPTAAFALFGFLTPYVIRWASLERLIVGSILVGIVGQIARVLAPNTPLFLIFTVVAFGGLGAGNVLLPPLVKKYFPTRIGLMTALYVTVMSIGTALPAQLAVPIADAANWQVSLATWAGLSVVALMPWLGALVAAPRTTPEPASAAAAPAAAPGSPELVVHQSAAKAAPAKMNLWRSPTAWGLTLMFGCTSLNTYSLFAWLPEVLFEAGLDRAKAGSMLALFALLGLPLSLLIPVLATRMRNPFPLVVFTLACFVAGYLGLMLSPANGTWLWVSLAGLGPGTFPLALLLINHRTRTQIGTGALSGFGQGIGYAFACTGPLFFGLLHQWTGSWTAPFLFLFATLVLLGIGAFIICRPRMLEDDFEPVPARG; from the coding sequence ATGGTGACGAAACTGCCCCGCTCCGCTTGGCTCATCGCAGCAGGCATTATCCTCACGGCCATGACGCTGCGTGCCGCCGTCACCGTGGTGCCCCCGTTGATCTCCACGATCAACCACGACCTCCCCTTGGATGCCACCACCATCGGCATCCTGGGCATGTTGCCCACCGCCGCGTTTGCGCTGTTCGGTTTCCTGACCCCGTACGTGATCCGCTGGGCGTCGCTGGAGCGGCTGATCGTCGGCTCGATCCTGGTGGGCATCGTTGGCCAGATCGCCCGCGTGCTGGCCCCGAACACGCCGCTGTTCCTGATCTTCACGGTGGTTGCCTTTGGCGGCCTGGGCGCCGGAAACGTGTTGCTGCCGCCCTTGGTGAAGAAGTATTTCCCCACCAGGATCGGCCTCATGACGGCCCTCTACGTCACCGTCATGAGCATCGGCACGGCACTTCCGGCCCAACTAGCCGTGCCCATCGCCGACGCCGCCAACTGGCAGGTGTCGCTGGCCACCTGGGCCGGGCTGAGCGTCGTCGCCCTCATGCCGTGGCTCGGCGCGCTCGTTGCCGCCCCGCGCACGACGCCGGAACCGGCCTCCGCAGCCGCCGCGCCTGCCGCCGCGCCCGGTTCTCCGGAGCTGGTGGTCCACCAATCCGCAGCCAAGGCCGCTCCGGCGAAGATGAACCTCTGGCGCTCGCCCACGGCGTGGGGGCTGACGCTGATGTTCGGCTGCACCTCGTTGAACACCTACTCGCTCTTCGCCTGGCTGCCGGAAGTCTTGTTTGAGGCCGGCCTTGACCGCGCCAAGGCCGGCTCCATGCTGGCCCTGTTTGCCTTGCTCGGCCTGCCCCTGAGCCTGCTGATTCCGGTGCTTGCCACCCGGATGCGCAACCCGTTCCCGTTGGTCGTGTTCACGCTGGCCTGCTTCGTGGCCGGTTACCTGGGCCTGATGCTGTCACCGGCCAACGGCACCTGGCTGTGGGTGTCCCTGGCCGGTCTGGGCCCGGGCACGTTCCCGCTCGCCCTGCTGTTGATCAACCACCGCACGCGCACCCAAATCGGCACCGGCGCCCTGTCCGGCTTTGGCCAGGGGATCGGCTACGCGTTCGCCTGCACCGGACCGCTGTTCTTTGGCCTGCTGCACCAGTGGACGGGTTCCTGGACGGCCCCGTTCCTGTTCCTCTTTGCCACCCTGGTGCTGTTGGGCATCGGAGCCTTCATCATTTGCCGCCCCAGGATGCTCGAGGACGACTTCGAGCCGGTCCCGGCCCGCGGCTGA